One window from the genome of Labeo rohita strain BAU-BD-2019 chromosome 10, IGBB_LRoh.1.0, whole genome shotgun sequence encodes:
- the tmem218 gene encoding transmembrane protein 218, which produces MADVVLGVGAGVFIIALIWIVTLALAIVLSRATGPTKLGIIPIFLLALTVTLVLVFFPRASEVPSPERAVQIVDMFFIGRYVLLSLVSVVLLAALFMLLPLHFLEPVYAKPLRTH; this is translated from the exons ATGGCCGATGTAGTGTTGGGCGTTGGGGCAGGTGTGTTTATCATCGCTTTAATCTGGATAGTCACTTTGGCGCTCGCCATTGTTCTGTCACGGGCAACCGGCCCAACAAA GTTAGGAATCATCCCTATATTTCTTTTGGCGCTCACCGTCACACTTGTTTTAGTGTTCTTCCCTCGCGCTTCTGAAGTTCCCTCCCCTGAGAGAGCAGTTCAG ATAGTGGATATGTTCTTCATCGGCCGCTACGTGCTTCTGTCCTTGGTGAGCGTGGTGCTCTTGGCAGCCCTGTTCATGTTGCTGCCCTTACATTTCCTGGAGCCCGTGTATGCCAAGCCCCTGAGAACACACTAG